The genomic interval AACCCGAATATAGGTGGAGAAAAGACGGATTGTCACCTACTGTGGTAATATAGTATCTAGTTAAAATTTTCAAAAGAAAAATAAAGCTAGTCTTTTTTAATAGAAGGAAGTGTTCCAATTGTCAAATACCCTAACAGTAGAAGACGATACTCTTAAAAATTTACGTGCTGACTGTAAAAATTGCTTTGGTTTGTGTTGTGTCGCCTTACCTTATGCAAAATCAGCTGATTTCGCCTCTGATAAAGACGGGGGTACTCCCTGCCACAATTTACAATCTAATTATCAATGTGGTATACATAAGGACCTTAGGAATAAAGGGTTTCGTGGCTGTTCGGCTTATGAATGTTTTGGCGCTGGCCAAAAGGTATCCCAATTCACATATAAAGGGATGGATTGGCGCACGAGTAAAGATATTGCGCAAGAGATGTTTAACGTGTATCCGATTATCCAACAACTTCACGAAATGCTTTGGTATTTAAATGAGGCACTCTCCTTAGAAGTTTCAAAATCTATCCATAAAGAATTACAAGATAGTATCGAAGTAACAGAAAATCTGACCTCTAAAAGTCCAGGATTTATACTAACAATTGATGTAGCGGA from Neobacillus sp. CF12 carries:
- a CDS encoding pentapeptide repeat-containing protein; this encodes MSNTLTVEDDTLKNLRADCKNCFGLCCVALPYAKSADFASDKDGGTPCHNLQSNYQCGIHKDLRNKGFRGCSAYECFGAGQKVSQFTYKGMDWRTSKDIAQEMFNVYPIIQQLHEMLWYLNEALSLEVSKSIHKELQDSIEVTENLTSKSPGFILTIDVAEHRVKINELLIRTSELVRAQVTKKQKNTRRPIDYLGAKLRGADLKGANLRGALLIAADLRNADLRWSDVIGADFRDADISGANLIGSIFLTQAQVNAAKGNKHTKLPTTIVMPAHWYQEG